One genomic window of Garciella nitratireducens DSM 15102 includes the following:
- a CDS encoding sulfurtransferase TusA family protein, which produces MKSVQKVDARGMSCPQPVLITKNAIQNNPGDLEIVVDSNTAKNNVMRFLKHSGYKVDVEVLGEDLLIKASR; this is translated from the coding sequence ATGAAATCAGTGCAAAAGGTAGATGCAAGGGGGATGTCTTGCCCACAACCAGTATTAATCACGAAAAATGCAATTCAAAATAACCCCGGAGATTTAGAAATAGTAGTAGATAGTAATACTGCTAAAAATAATGTTATGAGATTTTTAAAACATTCAGGATATAAAGTGGATGTTGAAGTTTTAGGGGAAGATTTATTAATAAAAGCGAGTAGATAA